GTCCCAGTCGAAGTAGTGCGGCTCACGGCAGTCCTCGCACTCGATGACCAGCCCGCGCACCCCGATCGGGGCGAGCAGGGCCTGGTAGATCTCCAGGTCGGCCAGATCCTCGAGGACGTCCTGCCGTTCCACGTCGGTCAACGGGTCGAGCGGATCCTCCTCCCGTGGATCGTGCAGGCCGGCAGCCGGATCGGCCGGGTCGCCGTTGAACGGGTCGATGGGCTCGTCGTGCACCCCCTCACCGTAGTCCCCGTCGCCCGTTCCGGCCTGCCCCCGGCCGGTCCCGCTCCCCCCGCCGACCCGGGCTGCCACTGCCGGGGCCCGCCCAGCTCAATGGGTACGATGAAGCGACGCGCCGTTCACCCGGCGTGCGCCGGTGCCCGCCCGCGCCACCTCGCTGAAGCCCGTCCGAGCAGCTCAGGGGAGCAACTGTGGAGAATTCGCCCAGCACCGACCTTCAGGCAGGCGCCGAACCGGGTGGCCACCTGCCGGAGCTGCCGGCTGGCTCCGCCCGGGTGGTGCCGCTCGGCCTCACCTTCGACGACGTGCTCCTGCAGCCCGGTGAGTCGGACGTCGTACCCAGCCGGGTCAACACCCGGACCCGGCTCACCCGCAACGTCGAGCTGACCGTCCCGCTGCTCTCCAGCGCGATGGACACCGTCACCGAGGCGCGGATGGCGATCGCCATGGCCCGCCAGGGCGGCATCGGCGTGCTGCACCGCAACCTCTCCGTGGAGGACCAGGCGCTCCAGGTCGACCTGGTCAAGCGCTCCGAGTCCGGCATGATCACCAACCCGGTGACGGCCCGGCCGGACGACACCCTCCGCGAGGTCGACGAGCTCTGCGGGCGCTACCGCATCTCCGGCGTACCGGTGGTGGACGGCGACGGCCAGCTCGTCGGCATCGTGACCAACCGCGACATGCGGTTCGTCTCGGACCCGGCCACCCCGGTCCACTCGATCATGACCCGGACCCCGCTGGTCACCGCCCAGGTCGGGGTGAGCAAGGACGACGCCCTCGACCTGCTGCGCCGGCACAAGGTGGAGAAGCTGCCGATCGTCGACGAGACCGGCCGGCTGCGCGGGCTGATCACCGTCAAGGACTTCACCAAGAGCGAGCAGTACCCGAACGCCACCAAGGACGACGCCGGTCGGCTCCGGGTCGCCGCCGCGGTCGGCGTGGGCGAGGACTCCTACAAGCGGGCCCGCACCCTGGTCGACGCCGGGGTGGACGTGATCATCGTGGACACCGCGCACGGTCACCAGCGGGCGGTGCTGGACATGGTCCGTCAGCTCAAGAAGGACGTCGCCATCGACATCGTCGGCGGCAACGTGGCCACGTACGCGGGGGCGAAGGCGCTGGTCGACGCCGGCGCGGACGGCGTCAAGGTGGGCGTCGGCCCGGGTGCCATCTGCACCACCCGGATCGTCGCCGGGGTGGGCGTACCGCAGATCACCGCGATCATGGAGGCAGCCCGGGCGGCCCGGCCGGCCGGCGTCCCGGTGATCGGCGACGGCGGCATCCAGTATTCCGGCGACATCGCCAAGGCCCTGGTGGCCGGTGCCGACACGGTGATGCTCGGCAGCCTGCTGGCCGGCTGCGAGGAGAGCCCCGGCGAGCTGATCTTCATCAACGGCAAGCAGTACAAGGCCTACCGGGGGATGGGCTCGCTCGGCGCGATGCAGTCCCGCGGCCAGGCCAAGTCCTACTCCAAGGACCGCTACTTCCAGCAGGACGTGCTCGCCGAGGACAAGCTCGTCCCCGAGGGCGTCGAGGGCCAGGTGCCCTACCGGGGCCCGCTCTCCGCGGTCGCCCACCAGCTCATCGGCGGGCTGCGCGCCGCGATGGGGTACGTCGGCGCGGAGAGCATCCCCGAGCTGCACCGGCGTGGCCAGCTCATCCGGATCACCGCGGCGGGGCTCAAGGAGAGCCACCCGCACGACATCCAGATGACCGTCGAGGCGCCGAACTACCACTCCCGCTGACCCATCACCCCCAACCTCCTGGAGTCCCCCATGCGTGACGTGGTCGAGATCGGGCTGGGCAAGACCGCGCAGCGCGGCTACCACCTGGACGACATCGCCATCGTGCCGAGCCGCCGCACCCGGGACGTCGACGACGTCTCTACGGCGTGGCAGCTCGACGCGTACCCGTTCGGCATCCCCTGCGTCGGGCACCCGTCGGACGCCACGATGAGCCCGGCGTCGGCGGTCCAGCTCGGCCAGCTCGGCGGCCTCGGCGTGCTCAACGTCGAGGGCCTCTGGACCCGCTACGAGAACCCGACCAAGGTGCTGGAGGAGCTGGCCGCCCTCGACGAGGACGCCCGCGCCACCAAGCGGCTCCAGGAGGTGTACGCCGAGCCGATCCGCCCGGACCTGATCGCCGAACGGGTCCGTGAGCTGCGCGCCGGTGGCGGCACGGTGGCCGTCCGGGTCTCGCCGCAGCACACCCTGGCGCTCGCCCCGGTGATCCTCGACGCGGGCGTGGACATCCTGGTCATCCAGGGCACCATCGTCTCCGCCGAGCACGTCTCCACCACCGACGAGCCGCTGAACCTCAAGGAGTTCATCGCCGACCTCGACCTGCCGGTCATCGTCGGCGGCTGCACCGACTACAAGACGGCGCTGCACCTGATGCGGACCGGCGCGGCCGGCGTGATCGTGGGCATCGGCGGCGACGACTGGTCGACCACCGAGTCGGTGCTCGGCATCCGGGTGCCGATGGCCACCGCGATCGCCGACGCCGCCGCGGCCCGCCGGGACTACCTCGACGAGACCGGCGGCCGGTACGTCCACCTGATCGCCGACGGCGACATCCAGACCTCCGGCGACATCGCCAAGGCGCTCGGCTGCGGCGCCGACGCGGTGATGCTCGGCGAGGCGCTCTCGCTCTGCGCGGAGGCCCCGGCCGGCGGGGCCTGGTGGCACTCCGCCGCCAGCCACCCGTCCCTGCCGCGTGGCGCGTTCGAGGTCGCCGGCGAGCCGCTCGGCTCGATGGAGCAGCTCCTCTTCGGCCCCGCCGACGAGCCCGACGGCCAGCTCAACCTCTTCGGTGGCCTGCGCCGCGCGATGGCCAAGTGCGGCTACCGCGACCTCAAGGAGTTCCAGAAGGTCGGCCTGGTCCTCGACCGCTGACCGACGCCGACGGCGCGGGTACGGATTCCGGTCCGGCCCGCGCCGTCGCGCAGCTACGCTCGGCGGATGAGCCGGGGGCGGTGGTACGCGGCGGCGCTGGCCGTGGCCCTGCTGCTCGGCGGCTGCACGCACGCCGACGACGGGCGGTTCCGACCCGGCGCGACCGACGCCGGTGACCCGTACGTGCCGGGGGCCGGCAACGGCGGGTACGACGTGGGCCACTACCGGCTCGCGGTGCGGTACGACCCGGCCGACGACCGGCTCAGCGGCGAGGCCGGGATCACCGCCACGGCGACGACCGGGCTGTCCCGGTTCTCCCTCGACCTCGCCGGCCTCACCGTCGAGCGGGTCCGGGTGGACGGTGCCGAGGCGAGCTACCGGCACGAGGGCAACGAACTCGTCGTCACCCCCGCGCGCGGGCTGCCGGCCGGGAGGACGTTCACCACCGAGGTGACGTACGGCGGGGTGCCCAAGGCGCTGCCCAGCGGGGAGCTGGGCGTCGGCGGCTTCCGGGCCACCCCGGACGGCGCGATCGCGCTCGGCCAGCCCGAGTCGGCGAGCACCTGGTTCCCGGTCGACGACCACCCCCGCGACAAGGCCACCTACGACATCGCGGTGACCGTCCCGGCCGGACTGGCGGCGCTGAGCAACGGGGTGCCGGGCGGGACGGCGACCCGGGACGGCTGGACCACCTGGCGCTGGTCGGAGCGCGCGCCGATGGCGAGTTACCTGGCCACCCTGGTGATCGGGGACTACCGGGTGTCGACCGGCACGCACGCCGGGAAACCGTTGGTCACCGCGGTCTCCGCCGCGCTGCCGGCGAACGGGCCGGCCGCCGCCTCGATCGCCCGCACCGGCGAGGTCGCCGACTTCCTGGCCGCCCGGTTCGGCCCCTACCCGTTCGACGCGTACGGCGGGATCGCGGTGGCCGAGGAGAGCATCGGGTACGCGCTGGAGAGCCAGTCCCGGCCGGTCTACGGGCCCGGTTTCTTCCGCTCCGGCCGGCCGAACACCGAGGTGGTCGCGCACGAGCTGGCGCACCAGTGGTTCGGTGACAGCGTCTCGGTGGCCCGGTGGAGCGACATCTGGCTGAACGAGGGCTTCGCCACGTACGCCGAATGGCTCTGGGACGAGCACGACGGCGGCCGGAGCGTGGCGCAGGCCGTGGCCACCGAGTACGCCGCCACCGACTGGACGCGCCCCTCGGTGGACCCCGGCCGGGCCGGGCTGTTCGGTCCCGCCGTCTACCAGCGCGCCGCGCTGGCGGTGCACGCGTTGCGCCGGGCCGTCGGCGACGCGACCTTCTTCCGCATCCTGAGCGGCTGGGCCGCCGAACGCCGGGGCGGGAACGCGACCACCGCCGACTTCGTCGCGTACGCCGAGCGGGCCGCCGGCCGGCCGCTGCGTCCGCTGCTCGACGCCTGGCTGACCGGGCGGACCGCGCCCGCCCTGCCGTGAGACGGCGGCGACGGCCGCTGGCGTAGGCTGCCGCGGTCGGAGCGGCCGGCGTCGGCCCTCCGTTCCGGGGAGGGGTCGAGGCGATGACGCGGGCGCGACGGAGTGGTCGAGGGAGCGTGGGGCTGCTGCTCGCGGCGGCGTCGGTGCTGGCCGGCTGCCAGTCGTCCGACGCCGGGCAGGTCGCCCCGACGCCGGGACGGTCCGTGCCGGTGACCCCCCGGAGCTTCGCCCCGGGCGCGGCCGGCGTCGGCGACCCCTACTTCCCGACGTACGGCAACGGCGGCTACGACGTCGCCCGCTACACGGTGAAGGTCCGTTACGACCCGGACTCCGACAAGCTCACCGGCACCACCACCGTGCAGGCCACGGCGACGACCGACCTCTCCGCGTTCCACCTGGACCTGGCCGGGCTGACCGTGCGCTCGGTGACGGTGGACGGGGTGAAGGCCCGCCACAAGCGGGAGTCCGACGAGCTGGTGGTCACCCCGGCCACCGGCCTGACCTCCGGCAACGGCTTCGTCGCCGAGATCCGGTACGACGGTGTGCCGGCCGCCCTGCGCAACGAGGTGCTCGGCGAGGGCGGCTGGCTGCACACCTCGGACGGCGCGATCGCGCTCGGCCAGCCCGAGTCGGCGAGCACCTGGTTCCCGGTCAACGACCACCCGTCGGACAAGGCCACCTACGACTTCGAGATCACCGTGCCGGACGGGCTCACCGCGGTCAGCAACGGCGTGCCGAAGGGGAAGACCCGGCCGCAGAAGGGCTGGACCACCTGGAAGTGGTCGGAGGGCTCGCCGATGGCCAGTTACCTGAGCATGGTGGTGATCGGCCGGTTCCGGGTCACCACCGCCGAGCACAAGGGACGGCCGGTGTTCAGCGCGGTCACCACCGGACTGGCCGAGGGCGCCCCGGACCGCTCGGTGGCCCGGACCGTGGAGGTGGCCGACTATCTGGAGAGCGTCTTCGGGCCCTACCCGTTCGACGCGTACGGCGGGGTGGTGGTCGCCGACGCCCGGATCCGGTACGCGTTGGAGACGCAGAGCCGGCCGGTCTATGCGGCGAGCTTCTTCCGGCGCGGCGACAACGCCGGGGTGGTCGCGCACGAGCTGGCCCACCAGTGGTTCGGCGACAGCGTGTCGCTGGCGAAGTGGCAGGACATCTGGCTGAACGAGGGCCTGGCCACGTACGCGGAGTGGCTCTGGGCGGAGCACACCGGCGAGTCCACCGTGCAGCGCGCCTTCGACCAGCGGTACGCGTCGTCGCCGAGCCGGGTGTGGCGTACCCCGCCGGGGAAGCCGGGGGTGGAGAACCTCTTCGGCGAGTCCGTCTACCAGCGCGGCGGGATGGCGCTGCACGCGCTGCGGGTGGCCGTCGGGGATGACGCCTTCTTCCGCATCCTGCGCACCTGGGCGGCCGAGAAGAAGGACGCGAACGGCACGACCGCGGATTTCGTGGCGTGTGCGGAGCGGGTGTCGGGGAAGAAGCTGGGGAAGCTCTTCGACGCCTGGCTCTACGGCACCGAGCGCCCCGCCACCCCGAAACCCCTGTGAGCGCTCAGCTGCGGACCCGCAGCGTCGGGTGGGTGTCGAGGAACGGCTCGGTCCGTTCGGCGGCGAGTTCGGTGAGGAACTGGCGGCCCACCGGGAGGAGCTGCTCGCCCCGGTAGGCGGCGCCCTTGCCGACCGCGTCGCCGGGGAGGGCGACCAGGGTCAGGGCGTCGGCGGGCAGCCCGCCGAGGGCGTACGCGAAGTCGACCAGGGCCCGCCCGCCGCCGGCGTAGACGAGCGTCTCGCCGAGGGCGCCGACCACCTGCTCGACCCGGGCCGGGTCCCGGGCCAGCCCCTGGTCGAGGATCTTCCGGGCCAGGGCGCGGAGCAGTTGCTGCTGGTGGCGCTGCCGGGTGTAGTCGCCGCCGGCGGTGTAGCGCTGCCGGGCGTAGTCCAGCGCCTGCCAGCCGGTCAGGTGCATGTCACCCGGCAGATAGACCATCTGCGGACCGACGTACCCGCCCGGACCCTTGTCCCGGTAGGTCCCGTCCGGCTTGCGGTGGATCGAGGCGACCCGCTGGTCGATACGCAGGTCCACCCCGCCGAGGGTGTCCACCAGCTTGTCGAAGCCACCAAAGGTGATCACCGCGCCGGCGTCGATGCGCAGCCCGGTGTACCTGGTGACCGTGGTGCGCAGCAGCTCGTACCCCTGGGCGGTGCTGGGGTGGGCCTTGTCGCCCGGCACCCGGCTGCCGTAGCTCATCGCGTGGGTGAGCTTGGTCCGGCCGCCGGGGTAGCCGGCCTTCGGGTAGGCCGGGATGTCCACCACCAGGTCGCGCGGGAGGGAGAAGAGGTACGCCCGGTCCAGCCCCTTGGTCACGTGCAGGACCAGCACCGAGTCGGCGTGCGGCTCCCAGCCGGGCACGCTGATCCGGGTGTCGACCCCGACGAGCAGGAGGTTCAGCGGCCCGGTCAGGTCGGCCCCCGGCGGCGGGGTGGGGCTGACGGTCAGTGGCACGGTGGTCGGTGACGGCGTGGGGGCGGCCGGGCCGGCGACCGGCGCGGGGGTGTGCCGCCCGGCCAGCCGGGTGGCCACGACCGCACCGGCGGCGACCAGGAGTACGGCCACCAGGGCGGCCAGCCCCAGCAACCAACGCCGTCGTGGCTGCGCCGTGCCCTGCGTCATCGACCGACCTCTTCCCCCGTGGATTGGACGCGCTGGACCGGTCGAGAGGTTCCCGGGGCGGTCGAGCGTTCTGCATGATCCCGAAAATCTCGTGCTGGCGCGATGGCTACCCGTCGGTAATGATGCGTCCATGCGGTACGACGTGCTCGTCATCGGTTCCGGCTTCGGCGGCAGCGTCACCGCGCTCCGGCTCGCCGAGAAGGGCTACGCGGTCGGGGTGCTGGAGGCCGGGCGGCGCTTCGCCGACGACGAGTTCCCGCAGACCTCCTGGCGGGCCCGGCGCTTCCTCTGGGCGCCGAAGCTGGGCTGCTACGGCCTCCAGCGGATCACCCTGCTCCGCTCGGCGGACCGGCGCTCCGGCGGGGGAGTGATGGTGCTCTCCGGTGCCGGGGTGGGCGGCGGCTCCCTGGTCTATGCGAACACCCTCTACGAGCCGCTGGACGCCTTCTACGCCGACCCGCAGTGGCGGGACATCACCGACTGGCGCGACGAGCTGGCCCGCCACTACGACCAGGCGAAGCGGATGCTCGGGGTCACCACGTACCCGATCGTCACCGGCGCGGACCGGGCGATGCGCACGGTGGCCGAGCGGATGGGGGTGGCCGACACCTTCCACGCCACCCCGGTGGGGGTGCACATCGGCCGGCCCGGCGAGCGGGTGCCCGACCCGTACTTCGGTGGGGCCGGGCCGGAGCGGACCGGCTGCACGCACTGCGGCTCCTGCATGACGGGCTGCCGGCACGGCGCGAAGAACACCCTCGTCAAGAACTACCTCTGGCTGGCCGAGCGGCTGGGTGCCCGGGTCCACCCGCTGACCACGGTCACCGCCGTCCGCCCGGCCGACGGCGGCGGCTACGCGGTGCACACCGAGCGCACCGGCGCCTGGCTGCGCAAGCGGCGCGAGGTGTTCCACGCCGACCAGGTGGTCTTCGCGGCCGGCGCGCTGGGCACCCAGCGGCTGCTGCACGAGATGAGGTCGACCGGCGCGCTGCCACACCTCTCCGCCCGCCTCGGCGAGCTGACCCGG
This genomic interval from Micromonospora sp. CCTCC AA 2012012 contains the following:
- a CDS encoding DUF5319 domain-containing protein, translated to MHDEPIDPFNGDPADPAAGLHDPREEDPLDPLTDVERQDVLEDLADLEIYQALLAPIGVRGLVIECEDCREPHYFDWDLLRGNLRHLLSSGRPRVHEPAYDPDPDHYVTWDYARGYADGVHDTLTEGTEDDSPADD
- the guaB gene encoding IMP dehydrogenase — translated: MENSPSTDLQAGAEPGGHLPELPAGSARVVPLGLTFDDVLLQPGESDVVPSRVNTRTRLTRNVELTVPLLSSAMDTVTEARMAIAMARQGGIGVLHRNLSVEDQALQVDLVKRSESGMITNPVTARPDDTLREVDELCGRYRISGVPVVDGDGQLVGIVTNRDMRFVSDPATPVHSIMTRTPLVTAQVGVSKDDALDLLRRHKVEKLPIVDETGRLRGLITVKDFTKSEQYPNATKDDAGRLRVAAAVGVGEDSYKRARTLVDAGVDVIIVDTAHGHQRAVLDMVRQLKKDVAIDIVGGNVATYAGAKALVDAGADGVKVGVGPGAICTTRIVAGVGVPQITAIMEAARAARPAGVPVIGDGGIQYSGDIAKALVAGADTVMLGSLLAGCEESPGELIFINGKQYKAYRGMGSLGAMQSRGQAKSYSKDRYFQQDVLAEDKLVPEGVEGQVPYRGPLSAVAHQLIGGLRAAMGYVGAESIPELHRRGQLIRITAAGLKESHPHDIQMTVEAPNYHSR
- a CDS encoding GuaB3 family IMP dehydrogenase-related protein — translated: MRDVVEIGLGKTAQRGYHLDDIAIVPSRRTRDVDDVSTAWQLDAYPFGIPCVGHPSDATMSPASAVQLGQLGGLGVLNVEGLWTRYENPTKVLEELAALDEDARATKRLQEVYAEPIRPDLIAERVRELRAGGGTVAVRVSPQHTLALAPVILDAGVDILVIQGTIVSAEHVSTTDEPLNLKEFIADLDLPVIVGGCTDYKTALHLMRTGAAGVIVGIGGDDWSTTESVLGIRVPMATAIADAAAARRDYLDETGGRYVHLIADGDIQTSGDIAKALGCGADAVMLGEALSLCAEAPAGGAWWHSAASHPSLPRGAFEVAGEPLGSMEQLLFGPADEPDGQLNLFGGLRRAMAKCGYRDLKEFQKVGLVLDR
- a CDS encoding M1 family metallopeptidase — encoded protein: MSRGRWYAAALAVALLLGGCTHADDGRFRPGATDAGDPYVPGAGNGGYDVGHYRLAVRYDPADDRLSGEAGITATATTGLSRFSLDLAGLTVERVRVDGAEASYRHEGNELVVTPARGLPAGRTFTTEVTYGGVPKALPSGELGVGGFRATPDGAIALGQPESASTWFPVDDHPRDKATYDIAVTVPAGLAALSNGVPGGTATRDGWTTWRWSERAPMASYLATLVIGDYRVSTGTHAGKPLVTAVSAALPANGPAAASIARTGEVADFLAARFGPYPFDAYGGIAVAEESIGYALESQSRPVYGPGFFRSGRPNTEVVAHELAHQWFGDSVSVARWSDIWLNEGFATYAEWLWDEHDGGRSVAQAVATEYAATDWTRPSVDPGRAGLFGPAVYQRAALAVHALRRAVGDATFFRILSGWAAERRGGNATTADFVAYAERAAGRPLRPLLDAWLTGRTAPALP
- a CDS encoding M1 family metallopeptidase, whose translation is MTRARRSGRGSVGLLLAAASVLAGCQSSDAGQVAPTPGRSVPVTPRSFAPGAAGVGDPYFPTYGNGGYDVARYTVKVRYDPDSDKLTGTTTVQATATTDLSAFHLDLAGLTVRSVTVDGVKARHKRESDELVVTPATGLTSGNGFVAEIRYDGVPAALRNEVLGEGGWLHTSDGAIALGQPESASTWFPVNDHPSDKATYDFEITVPDGLTAVSNGVPKGKTRPQKGWTTWKWSEGSPMASYLSMVVIGRFRVTTAEHKGRPVFSAVTTGLAEGAPDRSVARTVEVADYLESVFGPYPFDAYGGVVVADARIRYALETQSRPVYAASFFRRGDNAGVVAHELAHQWFGDSVSLAKWQDIWLNEGLATYAEWLWAEHTGESTVQRAFDQRYASSPSRVWRTPPGKPGVENLFGESVYQRGGMALHALRVAVGDDAFFRILRTWAAEKKDANGTTADFVACAERVSGKKLGKLFDAWLYGTERPATPKPL
- a CDS encoding LCP family protein, whose translation is MTQGTAQPRRRWLLGLAALVAVLLVAAGAVVATRLAGRHTPAPVAGPAAPTPSPTTVPLTVSPTPPPGADLTGPLNLLLVGVDTRISVPGWEPHADSVLVLHVTKGLDRAYLFSLPRDLVVDIPAYPKAGYPGGRTKLTHAMSYGSRVPGDKAHPSTAQGYELLRTTVTRYTGLRIDAGAVITFGGFDKLVDTLGGVDLRIDQRVASIHRKPDGTYRDKGPGGYVGPQMVYLPGDMHLTGWQALDYARQRYTAGGDYTRQRHQQQLLRALARKILDQGLARDPARVEQVVGALGETLVYAGGGRALVDFAYALGGLPADALTLVALPGDAVGKGAAYRGEQLLPVGRQFLTELAAERTEPFLDTHPTLRVRS
- a CDS encoding GMC family oxidoreductase, translated to MRYDVLVIGSGFGGSVTALRLAEKGYAVGVLEAGRRFADDEFPQTSWRARRFLWAPKLGCYGLQRITLLRSADRRSGGGVMVLSGAGVGGGSLVYANTLYEPLDAFYADPQWRDITDWRDELARHYDQAKRMLGVTTYPIVTGADRAMRTVAERMGVADTFHATPVGVHIGRPGERVPDPYFGGAGPERTGCTHCGSCMTGCRHGAKNTLVKNYLWLAERLGARVHPLTTVTAVRPADGGGYAVHTERTGAWLRKRREVFHADQVVFAAGALGTQRLLHEMRSTGALPHLSARLGELTRTNSEAILGASVPRQRARRRGLDFTEGVAITSSFHPDPQTHIEPVRYGKGSNAMGLLQSLLVDGGPRRVRRWLGDIARHPGLAARMLSVRGWSERTVIALVMQSADNSLTTRWRRGLFGRRLVSGPGHGAPNPTWIPAGNDAVRLLAEEIDGTPGGAVTEPFNIPMTAHILGGAVIGASPADGVIDPYHRVHGHPGLHVVDGAAVSANLGVNPSLTITAQAERAMSLWPNKGEADPRPPLGEAYRRVEPVAPHRPAVPAHAPGALRG